The nucleotide sequence TCTGCTATATCAATGACTTAGTCTTGGGAATTCTGGAACTTCTTAAGTATCATGCCCGTGTTCTTTATATTGATATAGATGTTCATCATGGTGATGGCGTTGAAGAAGCCTTTTATTTCACAGACAGGCAATCAACTTATTTTACTTTTCAGTTCAATATTAGTAAACTTGAGTATAAATTTATGACTTTAGTATTTATTCTTGACAAAATCCCTTTGGCAACTATATTATGATTACATAATCAATATTTTGACATGCATTCCTGAAGTGTTTATATGTTTTCTCATAGTAAACAACAAAAGTATTTAACTGTTTACACTCTTATCAGGGTAATGACTGTGAGTTTCCATAAATATGGTGATATGTTCTTCCCAGGAACTGGCGATGTTAAGGTAATTTTTCTTGGTTGTTTACTATGCTGACTATATGCACAAGTTTTCTTCCAAATGTTTATCTTGTGTGATATGTATGTCTATGCCTTTGTACCGTAGACATCATGATATATTAGTTTCTTCACATAAATCAGTAACAAAATCTCGACTTAAAGATTTGCTTCGAAGGAGAGATCATGGACTAGGATGACaatgataattacatatttcatcCGCCCCCTACTTTATTTTCTCTGAGAGCACTGCATGTACAAGCAATGGGAGGATCCAAGGAAATGAACAAAAGGCATTAATCTGGGGCTAGATGGCAGAATGTAGTAACTCTGTTTTTATCCATCATGGAGATATTCAGTTTCTGTTTGCTAGATTTGCTATTTAGTAACCATTGTAGGTTTCTTTAGGTATTCAAATTTCAACACATGTTCATGGTAAATAGTTTTCCAATATCATTGGTGGCATCTTTCTTAAGGATAAACTTTCATTTTTCTTTCTCCCAGTAGGTTTTGGGACTTGAACTTGTAGTGACGTGTTGTCTAGAGTTCTAGATTTTGTTGGGTGCCAACATTACAATTATCTCATATGCTAGCATAATTTGATTGCACGATTGGATCCATGGTCTCTTTTGTGTGCATGTGCACATGTGCTCATCTACCTGACAACATGCATTTTATGACAGAATGATTTGGAAGAAGAAAATACTCATATCTAGTTACAGACTGTCTAATTAATGATTTGGAAGAAGAAAATACACATTTCTAATTAATGGGAATCTGTTGGAAGATATCCCTTATGAAGTAAATTGAATATGGGTTTTTTTGTGGATTGTTTATTGGACTAGATTCATCCTTGCTCCATTGTAGAAAAGAGTAGAAAGTTTAAAGGTAGCGTTTTTGTTGAAATTTTGGAGAGGAAGATAAAGACTCTTAGCTACatgttctaattttgaactctgaAAAAGAGCTGTCTGCTAATAGATTAATGCATTTTGCAGATGCTCTTTCTCATCCTTAATTGCAATAAAATTCCTGAGTTTTGTGGTATATGTTGTACTGTGATGTTGTGTCAATCCTGAAAAAATTTCCTATCCGTTTCTGTGCTACTTTTAAATTATCTCCATATGTTAATTTTGCATTTGTAACTTTGCTTCTTAATATCtctttctggataaatatttgtgGCATTTTGAGATTGATAAGAATGTATTGATTCAAGGATATAGGTGAAAGAGAAGGGAAATATTATGCCATTAATGTCCCACTCAAGGATGGAATAGATGATGCTAGTTTTACTCGACTATTCAAAACGGTAAGACACGAGCAAGCATATACAAATTCAATTAGTTATATCTAGGTCAATTATTTATCTTCATTGTTAATAAGTCACTTTCTTGCATTGTTCATTTGTGTAGATTATTGCCAAGGTTGTTGAAACATATCTACCAGGTGTAATTGTTCTTCAATGTGGAGCTGATTCACTTGCGGGTGACCGCTTAGGCTGTTTCAATCTCTCCATTGAAGGTGTTAAATCTTTTTATAATGTTATGTCTCTTTCTTTTATGTACAATGAGCTCACACGACTCTGTAGTTTTGATATTTTTAGCTAAAATTTTCATTGGTATTGAATTGTTTTAGGTGATGTTGCAAGTACCTCTTGTATATAAATTGCAAATGTGTATCATAAATTTAACTTTCAGATCACAAGGAATATATCAGAGTCACAAATAGGATTGTGATCCTACATTCGTTGTTGAGTTTATATTTCTACAATTTAATTTTGCATATCTATTTATTGCTCATTTGTTGGTTGCTAACAGGACATTCTGAATGTGTAAAATTTGTGAAGAAATTCAATTTGCCTCTGTTGGTAAGTGTCAAAGCTAGATAGATATGTTAGACTGAACATGGTTTAAGTATCAAAATATTTCTTCTTCTGCAGGTTACTGGTGGTGGAGGATACACAAAAGAAAATGTTGCTCGCTGCTGGACTGTTGAAACTGGTGTTTTGTTAGATGCAGATCTTCCAAATGGTATGGGAATGGATTtagttgaacataatgctttggaACTTGAGTAGAAGATGTATCAAGGAAAAGTGGCTATCCTTGATCTCTTTATATGAAGTGGCTAACCGGCATGAATTTAATTTGCAGTTGCTTTTGTTTTGGTCTTTCATTTTTTTCATTGCTGGATCTGCACTTTTAAGAACTTTTATTGGATCTACTTGCTTCTAAGTTCTGTTTATTCAATGTTCACTTTGCTACTAAGACATTATCcaagtttttaaattttgttgCTTACAGAAATTCCAGAAAACGAGTATATCAAGTACTTTGCACCAGATTATACTTTAAAAATCCCGAATGGCAATATGGTAGGTGCTTTTCTGCGTAGTCTCTATGTCTTTTTAAAGTAACCCATGCCATTTAGAATTTTGTGATGCTAGTACCATGATTGTCTTTCTTTAGTCAATCACATACCATTAGACAAGAACCAGAGCTTTGTGTCAATTAGTTGGATCTCAGATATTCTGTTTGACTCTCTACCAATCAGTATATGTCATTCTAAGTGTTGTAGGCTATATATATCAAGGAGCCATGGGTATTCACCACTTCTAATCTGTTCAGTTTACTTTCCGGAACAGGAGAACTTGAATAGCAAGTCATATCTTAGCACAATCAAGGTGCAAGTTCTAGAAAGTTTACGGTGCATACAACATGCTCCTGGGGTTCAAATGCAGGAGGTCAGTCTCTGTTTCTCATCTTTATATAATTCTGTAGCTTTTCCAGTGATTCTTTGCCAGTTTCTTCCTTGACGTCAGTGGGTTtaacatcataaaattttcaacaaTGAAGAGAAGTGACGATCTGCATGTTTATTGTAGTGGTGGATCCTTAGTAGATGTAGGATTCTTAATTGCAACTTAAATAATAAACTGTAAGGAAAGTTGTGATATTTATACTGCTGGAAACTTACAGCAAAAAATAGGTTTTCAAATAAACCGATTTGATAAATTTCCTTCTCTTTGCATTTGTTATCAATACTTGTAATGTGTTACTAGAAGAACACAGGTGACGATCTGCTTCATTATGGTTGAAACCTAGTGGCCAAATTGACCTTGGCATGTACACAATGAGGGTTGAGGTAACCTCCATAAAATTGTTGTTTGCTTTCTTGGTATGGCAGTGATTTGACATGAAACACAAAGCATGCAGGTCTCTTATTAGTAGCAATTTCTGGACATTAGCTTTTCAGCATTTTGGTCACTACAGGAAAGCTCATAGAGTCTATAATTATAACACGTGGGGATTTGAGTTCTGACACTGCACTAGATGCCACATTCTTGTCCAAGGGAGCTTTGGTTTCAGATTTGGTTTTGGAACCTTTCTTCTTTATTGTTACATATTTGTTTGTAGGACTACCATCATATCTAGCCTTCTCTCTTCTACATGATAGCTTGTCCCTATGATTTTTAGtttcttctcttcttgactttctttccccttttctgataacaattggtatctgagTTCTAATTTGTGGTCCCTTTTCTTCTATTTGTTATTAGAATGATAACTGATTA is from Musa acuminata AAA Group cultivar baxijiao chromosome BXJ1-6, Cavendish_Baxijiao_AAA, whole genome shotgun sequence and encodes:
- the LOC135584085 gene encoding histone deacetylase 9-like isoform X8 translates to MYAGGTIDAARRLNHQLCDIAINWSGGLHHAKKSAASGFCYINDLVLGILELLKYHARVLYIDIDVHHGDGVEEAFYFTDRVMTVSFHKYGDMFFPGTGDVKDIGEREGKYYAINVPLKDGIDDASFTRLFKTIIAKVVETYLPGVIVLQCGADSLAGDRLGCFNLSIEGHSECVKFVKKFNLPLLVTGGGGYTKENVARCWTVETGVLLDADLPNEIPENEYIKYFAPDYTLKIPNGNMENLNSKSYLSTIKVQVLESLRCIQHAPGVQMQEVPPDFYIPEFDEDEQNPDERVDQHTTDKQIQRDDEYYEGDNDNDHNMEDGP
- the LOC135584085 gene encoding histone deacetylase 9-like isoform X7; its protein translation is MLVLITLEKTALSLRIFSSSAKYAARRLNHQLCDIAINWSGGLHHAKKSAASGFCYINDLVLGILELLKYHARVLYIDIDVHHGDGVEEAFYFTDRVMTVSFHKYGDMFFPGTGDVKDIGEREGKYYAINVPLKDGIDDASFTRLFKTIIAKVVETYLPGVIVLQCGADSLAGDRLGCFNLSIEGHSECVKFVKKFNLPLLVTGGGGYTKENVARCWTVETGVLLDADLPNEIPENEYIKYFAPDYTLKIPNGNMENLNSKSYLSTIKVQVLESLRCIQHAPGVQMQEVPPDFYIPEFDEDEQNPDERVDQHTTDKQIQRDDEYYEGDNDNDHNMEDGP
- the LOC135584085 gene encoding histone deacetylase 9-like isoform X1 produces the protein MPPKERIAYFYDGDVGNVYFGPNHPMKPHRLCMTHHLVLSYGLYKKMEIYRPHKAYPVELAQFHSADYVEFLHRISPNTQHLFADELARYNLGEDCPVFENLFEFCQMYAGGTIDAARRLNHQLCDIAINWSGGLHHAKKSAASGFCYINDLVLGILELLKYHARVLYIDIDVHHGDGVEEAFYFTDRVMTVSFHKYGDMFFPGTGDVKDIGEREGKYYAINVPLKDGIDDASFTRLFKTIIAKVVETYLPGVIVLQCGADSLAGDRLGCFNLSIEGHSECVKFVKKFNLPLLVTGGGGYTKENVARCWTVETGVLLDADLPNEIPENEYIKYFAPDYTLKIPNGNMENLNSKSYLSTIKVQVLESLRCIQHAPGVQMQEVPPDFYIPEFDEDEQNPDERVDQHTTDKQIQRDDEYYEGDNDNDHNMEDGP
- the LOC135584085 gene encoding histone deacetylase 9-like isoform X5, which encodes MPPKERIAYFYDGDVGNVYFGPNHPMKPHRLYNLGEDCPVFENLFEFCQMYAGGTIDAARRLNHQLCDIAINWSGGLHHAKKSAASGFCYINDLVLGILELLKYHARVLYIDIDVHHGDGVEEAFYFTDRVMTVSFHKYGDMFFPGTGDVKDIGEREGKYYAINVPLKDGIDDASFTRLFKTIIAKVVETYLPGVIVLQCGADSLAGDRLGCFNLSIEGHSECVKFVKKFNLPLLVTGGGGYTKENVARCWTVETGVLLDADLPNEIPENEYIKYFAPDYTLKIPNGNMENLNSKSYLSTIKVQVLESLRCIQHAPGVQMQEVPPDFYIPEFDEDEQNPDERVDQHTTDKQIQRDDEYYEGDNDNDHNMEDGP
- the LOC135584085 gene encoding histone deacetylase 9-like isoform X6, with the translated sequence MPPKERIAYFYDDNLGEDCPVFENLFEFCQMYAGGTIDAARRLNHQLCDIAINWSGGLHHAKKSAASGFCYINDLVLGILELLKYHARVLYIDIDVHHGDGVEEAFYFTDRVMTVSFHKYGDMFFPGTGDVKDIGEREGKYYAINVPLKDGIDDASFTRLFKTIIAKVVETYLPGVIVLQCGADSLAGDRLGCFNLSIEGHSECVKFVKKFNLPLLVTGGGGYTKENVARCWTVETGVLLDADLPNEIPENEYIKYFAPDYTLKIPNGNMENLNSKSYLSTIKVQVLESLRCIQHAPGVQMQEVPPDFYIPEFDEDEQNPDERVDQHTTDKQIQRDDEYYEGDNDNDHNMEDGP
- the LOC135584085 gene encoding histone deacetylase 9-like isoform X3 gives rise to the protein MPPKERIAYFYDGDVGNVYFGPNHPMKPHRLCMTHHLVLSYGLYKKMEIYVSLDNLGEDCPVFENLFEFCQMYAGGTIDAARRLNHQLCDIAINWSGGLHHAKKSAASGFCYINDLVLGILELLKYHARVLYIDIDVHHGDGVEEAFYFTDRVMTVSFHKYGDMFFPGTGDVKDIGEREGKYYAINVPLKDGIDDASFTRLFKTIIAKVVETYLPGVIVLQCGADSLAGDRLGCFNLSIEGHSECVKFVKKFNLPLLVTGGGGYTKENVARCWTVETGVLLDADLPNEIPENEYIKYFAPDYTLKIPNGNMENLNSKSYLSTIKVQVLESLRCIQHAPGVQMQEVPPDFYIPEFDEDEQNPDERVDQHTTDKQIQRDDEYYEGDNDNDHNMEDGP
- the LOC135584085 gene encoding histone deacetylase 9-like isoform X2, which codes for MKPHRLCMTHHLVLSYGLYKKMEIYRPHKAYPVELAQFHSADYVEFLHRISPNTQHLFADELARYNLGEDCPVFENLFEFCQMYAGGTIDAARRLNHQLCDIAINWSGGLHHAKKSAASGFCYINDLVLGILELLKYHARVLYIDIDVHHGDGVEEAFYFTDRVMTVSFHKYGDMFFPGTGDVKDIGEREGKYYAINVPLKDGIDDASFTRLFKTIIAKVVETYLPGVIVLQCGADSLAGDRLGCFNLSIEGHSECVKFVKKFNLPLLVTGGGGYTKENVARCWTVETGVLLDADLPNEIPENEYIKYFAPDYTLKIPNGNMENLNSKSYLSTIKVQVLESLRCIQHAPGVQMQEVPPDFYIPEFDEDEQNPDERVDQHTTDKQIQRDDEYYEGDNDNDHNMEDGP
- the LOC135584085 gene encoding histone deacetylase 9-like isoform X4 — its product is MVFTRRWRYMLVLRPHKAYPVELAQFHSADYVEFLHRISPNTQHLFADELARYNLGEDCPVFENLFEFCQMYAGGTIDAARRLNHQLCDIAINWSGGLHHAKKSAASGFCYINDLVLGILELLKYHARVLYIDIDVHHGDGVEEAFYFTDRVMTVSFHKYGDMFFPGTGDVKDIGEREGKYYAINVPLKDGIDDASFTRLFKTIIAKVVETYLPGVIVLQCGADSLAGDRLGCFNLSIEGHSECVKFVKKFNLPLLVTGGGGYTKENVARCWTVETGVLLDADLPNEIPENEYIKYFAPDYTLKIPNGNMENLNSKSYLSTIKVQVLESLRCIQHAPGVQMQEVPPDFYIPEFDEDEQNPDERVDQHTTDKQIQRDDEYYEGDNDNDHNMEDGP
- the LOC135584085 gene encoding histone deacetylase 9-like isoform X9, with amino-acid sequence MTVSFHKYGDMFFPGTGDVKDIGEREGKYYAINVPLKDGIDDASFTRLFKTIIAKVVETYLPGVIVLQCGADSLAGDRLGCFNLSIEGHSECVKFVKKFNLPLLVTGGGGYTKENVARCWTVETGVLLDADLPNEIPENEYIKYFAPDYTLKIPNGNMENLNSKSYLSTIKVQVLESLRCIQHAPGVQMQEVPPDFYIPEFDEDEQNPDERVDQHTTDKQIQRDDEYYEGDNDNDHNMEDGP